In Desulfuromonas acetexigens, the following proteins share a genomic window:
- a CDS encoding DsbC family protein, with protein sequence MQMRKISKLIRFFLGCCLLTLATVSPVAADSDEAPAKIAEALEKAYPKLEFQKIFTSPVAGLYEVAAGGKILYFAPETGHMLAGELWTKDGVNLSKERLGKLMGEKLKLLPLDKAVKIGTGKNTVIEVTDPDCTFCRKGSEFFAQRKDTTRYIFFLPLRMHPNAEQKARYILSANDPAVAYEEIMSGRYDEGPVPPFTDNGVMESHKQATELLGLTGTPNYWINGTFVAGANIKAIEQLLK encoded by the coding sequence ATGCAGATGCGCAAAATCTCTAAACTTATCCGTTTCTTTCTGGGCTGTTGTCTGCTGACGCTCGCCACCGTCAGTCCGGTCGCCGCCGACTCCGACGAGGCGCCCGCCAAGATTGCCGAAGCGCTGGAAAAGGCCTATCCCAAACTTGAATTCCAGAAGATTTTCACCAGCCCCGTCGCCGGACTCTACGAAGTGGCGGCCGGTGGGAAAATCCTCTATTTCGCCCCGGAAACCGGACACATGCTCGCCGGGGAACTGTGGACCAAGGACGGCGTCAACCTGAGCAAGGAACGCCTCGGCAAACTCATGGGTGAGAAGCTCAAGCTGCTGCCCCTGGATAAAGCGGTCAAGATCGGTACCGGCAAGAACACCGTCATCGAAGTCACCGACCCCGATTGCACCTTCTGCCGCAAAGGCTCGGAGTTCTTCGCCCAGCGCAAGGACACGACCCGCTACATCTTCTTTCTGCCGCTGAGAATGCACCCCAACGCCGAGCAGAAGGCGCGCTACATCCTTTCCGCCAACGACCCGGCCGTCGCCTATGAGGAAATCATGTCCGGCCGTTACGACGAAGGCCCCGTCCCTCCCTTCACCGACAATGGCGTCATGGAAAGCCACAAGCAGGCAACGGAGCTGCTCGGCCTGACCGGAACGCCCAACTACTGGATCAACGGTACCTTCGTCGCCGGCGCCAATATCAAGGCGATCGAACAGCTGCTCAAGTGA